Below is a window of Nicotiana tabacum cultivar K326 chromosome 19, ASM71507v2, whole genome shotgun sequence DNA.
CCTCTTGAACAAAATCAGTAATATCATTTTTGATAATATCCCAACATTTATGGAAAAAGGTGCCAATGAAACCATCAGGCCCTGCTGCACTTGTAGCTCCCATATCAAAGACAGGATCTCTGATTTCATCAATATTAGGAATGGCAGTGAGAGTTCTATTGTCCTCATATGTGATTCTTTGAGGGATGCATTCAAGAATTTCAGTATCTCTgaattggtgattgatgttgaATCTCTTATGGAAGTGTCGAATAGCAGCTTTTGCTATGTTATCATCACCTTCCACCCATTTGTCTCTATGATCTTTAATTCTGTAGAGTtgtagttttcttcttctttctctgattAGGCTGTGAAAGTACTTGGTATTGGAGTCACCTTCTTCAAACCACTTGATATTAGCTTTCTGTTTCAAGATAGCATCTTGCATGGTCATCCATCTAATGTATTCTGCTTGCCCTTTGTTCGGTTCTTCTCTAGAGAAATCAATGTTGTTTTTTAAATCTAACTCCTCAAGGTCATGCATTATGGCCTCCCAGTGTTGAACATGATCAAAAACATTGCCAACTTCTTCTTTAGACCACTGAGTAAGTCTTTTGCTGAGCATCTTTAGTTTCTGTTGAAGTTTCCACAAAGCATTCCCACGTATGTTAGTTGCCCACACTTCTTCAACCAGGTTCATGAAGGAAGGCTGCTCGGTCCAGAAGTCAAGGAATCTGAAGTACTTTATGCCATTATTGTTCCTGTTATAACAACTAAGCAGCAATGGTCTATGGTCTGATCCAGTCCTCGGAAGGTGCTTGACAATGTTATTTTGAAGGAGTTGGCACCATAAATCATTTACAAAAATTCTATCCAGTCTCTTCCAAATTCTTCTTCTAGACTCCCAATTATTACACCAAGTGAATTTAGGTCCAACATAGCCCAAATCCTTAGCTTCACAATTGTTCATACAAGAGGTAAAATCTAGACTTTTGTACATTCTGTGTGGACGACCCCCCCTCCCCCGTTTCTTATCTGGATCAAGAATAACATTAAAATCTCCTCCAATGCACCATGGCCCATCAATAAACATATGAATATCCTCTAAACTACTccaaagatattttcttttatttgcatTTAGCATAGACATCTGTGATGAACATATTGGTAGTACTCACCCCATTCTGCATTTTGATGGTGTTTTGTTGGTCATCTGCACTAATCACGCTTGTTTGATAATTACCTGACCACATGAGCCAGATTTGCCCATTGGTGTTGGAGATGCAGTGTCGAAACTTGAGATACCCCATGTATTTATCAATCTTGTTCGTGCTGGCAAACGGTTCCATAATAGCTATGAAATCTACTTTGTTGATGTTGACAAGCTTTTTAAGCCTAGGCATGGCTTTCTTGGTATTCACTCCTCTAATATTCCAGAAATTTGCACTAATCATGGAAATATGGGAGGAGGATTAGTTTGATCTACCCCCCTAAGGAGGTGAATTGGTattgtattttttcttcttttttttctttttgttttggtttctGTGTTTGGTGACAGGTGAGAAACCATCCCCTTCCTCTTTGTCATGCACAGTATGTAATTGATCTTCTGAAATCACAACAGTGGCTCTGTTGGGGGAAGTTACTTCAAATTGTTGTTGAGTTTCTCTCCTCATTAAGGCTGCTTCTGTGTGGGCTTCCTGTTCTTCAGGGATCAAATCGACTGCCAGGCAAATTCCTGGTAGATTCTTGATGTCTGAAGGGACACTAGTGGATTCATTGATATACCTCTGCCGGTCAGGAGCCTTGTCTGATTTTATGGCTTCAATATTGCTTGATTCTTGCACTGCTTATTCATTCTCATTTTGACTTTCATTCTTGGTCACATTAGTGCTTCCTTCATCTCCATTTTGTATCTTATCCTCACTTTTGTTAGTGTCCATCTGAGTATTTATTTGCAACTTGTTTTCTTGTTGGTCATTCATAGTAGTCTCTATAACTCCCTTATTTTTGAAGTTACCAGATATCTTGACATGTTTAAATGTCACCTTGGGCTTCTTTTTTGGAACTCTCTTATGTCTTCTAACTTTGATTTTTTTGGTCGTTCTTCCCTTGATGCTTTGCATCCTTTCCTGACTTTCCACTCTGTTCTCATCAGTTGGTTGTTCTTCCTTGCTGATTTTGTTTTTGCTCTCTTTTTTGTTGTTCTACTCTATACCGTGTCCCTGTTTCCTTTGAGAATGCAATTCCAAATTTATTCTGCTGACTTCCCCTGTTTCTGCTTCTTTGTTATCTGTTTTTTTTCGCATTTTCTTTAGTTTCAATATTCCCTCCCCTGTCCTGTTTTGCTTCCTGTTCTTTCTTTTCCAGTTCCCTTTTTCTTTCCAAAACTCTACATTATCATATTATGCCCAAGCTTTCTACAATGTTTACAATATTTTAGAACCCCTCATATTCAAGTTTTTGAACAAAACTTTTTTGAGGGGCATCATCATAGACTTGACCAACATAGACCGAATCTGGTTGTTGTTTTAGAAGGTCAATTTCAATTCTTACCTTAGCCATGCTAGGTCTGGTCTTTTCTCTCGTTGCCAGGTCCATTTTCAGTGGAGTCCCAACAGTGTTGACTACCTGTTTAACGTATTGTCATGTGTGCATATGAAAGGGGAGTCCTGGTAGAAGTACCCATATTAGTGCCACTGGAAGATCTTCTCCAGGCTTGAAGTCCGGCGACCACCTTTGTAGCCACATTTGTTATCCCTCAATTTCAATAACCCTCTTGTACCAGACAAAATTGAAATCATCTTCGTTGGTGAAATTCAAGAATATATTGTAGTTATCATAAACCCCAATTTTGACCGAGCCTTTGATaaaaattaattctttaaaatttgaccTAATTCGGTCAATTTGGGGCCTAGGTTTGAGGAATCTTCCAACAATTATGAGCCTACACTCATCTTCCATGATGCCGTAATAATTCGACGCCTTGAAAAGGACCGTCGGCATTCCATTGTGAGTGGTATGTGTTTCAATGACAGATTCTCTTGCATGTTGATTTGGGGGTTCTGGGAATTGTTTGGAAGAGGAAATTTTGTTTGCATAAGACATTTTTCTATCAGATGGTTCAGGGTTCTATTTTATTGGGAGGTTGAGGTTGGACTGGCCCTCCAGACGCGTCGGCGGGGCACCGTCCGGTGGATCCATGAAGAAGGAGCGTGAAGGCACTCGCTTATGAAGTAGCCGTTAGCTAGCCGTTtctagagagagaagagagagtttCTTGTCAATCCTATTAGGTATGCTCCAATAAGTTTGATAGTCTATAAATATtggtaactcaaataaatcctaaaccaaaatcaaatcaatattaatgctaacaaaagacaatcaattggatatctatttttagttttttcatggtttagataaaatgcataacttatttttctgTGTTTAGTTAAGTAAATAATAgtagtacttattagtcgtacttattttagcaacttagtaattttaaattatgtttgttttcattatgatttattaataatatatttttttatgcgattttattatttttattgttgaatattttagtacaatgttaTGGCGTATCTTATATTTTATGTTACTTTCTTGAAAAGCACCTTATATAGTtatgtcttactaggattaaagaaatatttagagcgcaaattctatgttttgtgcTATGAAAACTTTATGGAAAAAAAACCCAGAAAAAACccgaaaatccaaaaaattcaagaaaaactGAGATTACAAAAtccgacttttattggtttggtttggtctttaaatttaataacccgacataattggtttggtttgataattgaaaacTCGAACCaccccgacctatgtacacccctagtatACCGTTGATGTTGATCCTGATTCACTGCTTCATGGATTAAACCTTAAAGGCAGATCTAAGATATAAACTTGATGTCATCGACTTTTAAGATTCTTAAAAGTGAACTCATTAATTATTCTTTTATAATATCGTAAGTTATTATCCAATATTTGCTGAAACTTTAGTGGGCCTTcacataaatttatatatatttcgaGTCGACAATGCTAGGTTTAAATGAATCAAAAAGTTGCATATGCACTTGCTAAAAGATTGTATTATGATGGATAGTAATGAATACCTAGAAGACGAGATGATGAAATACCTTATAATCCTCCTCTTGTTCTTCTCCAACGTAATCGAATAAGGGAAGAtgattattgatatttgatacCCTAAAATTTTCCTCAAAGTTTACTTTAAATTCTTAATTTAATTTGATGAAAATCTGATGATGTCCTAATTTGGGTTGCCCAGGTGTTATACGATGGATTTCAGGATGTATAAACCGTTCAATGGACAAACAATAAGAAAACTTATCATATTTTAGATTAATAACAGTGCGTGATAAAAAAATTCAGCTTGAATCATCATTAACAAGTTAAGTCATGAGGTTATAGATTAAGGAGAAAATTGCATCTTTTACGTCTCAAAGAGGATATTGGCAGATCGCACACCCTGTAACCTTTTTCTGAAATTTTATTATCTCGTTTGAAGGGCGAGCAACCGGGGTTGTTTGGTGGGGAACAAGTTATCATCGGGTTACCATGACGTGATTATAATACGAGGATTAAATAGCAACACGATTATTTAGTAGTGGATATACTTTTATTGAGAGATATTGGCTCCTTGGACTAGAAATGAAATATATTGtgtataatataaaatatatgttTGGTATATTCGAGATAAGTTAGGataaacttttatttttaattttaacctaGTACTTTTTAAAGGACTTTAGAGGAAGAGCCTTGGAAAAGGGCATCTTTGTTATTGTAGTGTTTTATCTCGGGATAAAGTAATCCAAGGATTATTATCCCAGCCTCAAAATGAGATAAAATAATACCATAATTATGGCATAAATTATTCGAATTCAACCAAATGAGAAATAAAATAATTCTGCATTTAATCCCAAATTATTCCTTATCCCACCGGTCAAACGACCCCGTAGAGTTATTGGCAAAGGACTATGTTATCTTTAACAACAGCATTTTTCGCCTTCTCctcttccttttttcctttttgagtaattttgttttTCAGAATAATTGAGTGATTATAATTTGTTACTTCTCCACTATGGCAacccaatttttcttttcttttttttacctaGAAGAAATAAAACACCATTTTCcatataattttctttttctgccactttcttttctttgtctAATCAATTATCACAAGTTTCTCAATTCTCTTATTAATTTTGAACAAGTTCCTCATGTATTTAGGTTCAAATAAGATTATTTATTCGAAAACACTCATGTTGTCGTTGTTATTTCTTTATAGTGCATTAATTATTTATCAAATTTAGATTAACACAGTACTAATTTTGCCGAAAAACTGCTTAATGGTTCTTTCACACAtgttacacacacacacacacctatATAATATATATCCAAATACGAGTTAAAACAAAAAATCACATACtttataaatttaaattagcATCAAATATCTCCTAAACCATTTATAGGCTCATAAAAATTAAACAGTGAATACATATTCTCACATTGCTTTAATTTAAGTTTTACACAGTATCTTTTGCCATTTTGACTAGTCTATAACTCAGTCacaagagtgagttgctctagtggtgagcaccctccactttcaaccaagagattgtgagttcgagtcaccccaagagcaaggtggggaattCTTGGAGAGAGGGACGAGGGTTTATCAGAAACAACctccctaccctagggtaggtgtaagatctgcgtacaaattaacctccccagaccccactagtgggattatactgggttgttgttgttgtattagtCTAATTCTATATAGTATAATAAAACTATTTGTGGAATGAGAGCTGGGAATTGTACTTATCGAACTAAACAACAATCAATTTATGGAGAAAAAGTGTAGTTGTCATAATCAAAATCTCGTCCTGCCCTTAAGTATGCAATAAGAAGTAATCAAAATGACAGATTTTGGCATTCGCTGTATGTTTCCTGATCTGAAGTACACGTACTTTTCTTAATAATATTTCTCTAATCAAACACTTGGATTTTTGTTACTGGCTTAGGTTCAACAAAAATAAGGGTTACAACTCAGGATGAACCAACTCAAGGAAAGGTTTCACATAACTAAAAACTGAAGCTGAAAGAAGATGATCAACCAACACTTGGGAGTTGGGACAGAGCCATCACCTTTTATGTACACCGTTGTTCCAGTAATTGAGAGTTGCTTACATACATGAAAAGCTGCTTGTTGCCCTCAAGCTCTTACCAGAAATATGAAAAACATACTCTCTGCTTGTTTTGTTGAAACAAGCAGCTGTAACTTGTGATACTTTCCTGGGCAGTATGTTGTATCGACTTACAGCATAGTGTGAAGATACCTGAACCAAAGCCAAAAATTTAAACTCAAACACTAGGCTCGAAAAGCTTGACATATGTGTCGCCCACGAGATTATCTTGTGCTTGAACATATGCAAGCATGCAGATTTACGAGTATATTCACCAAGTCAGAATGAAAAAAGCCAGCTCTTGTTTCCAGTTCTCTTTGTTTTACTAGCCCCTTTTTTCttatgtggaggcagggattggCCGGAGTTACTGAAGACAGATTTAGCAAACAAAGTTTCTTAAGCGAAAGAAGTTACATACCCGTAGATAGGAACCAAGACTAGTTCTCAAACAGATGCAACGGAGAGAAACTTCAGACTACAGCAGAAAGCATCGGTATTCTTAATACACTAAGTTTGATGCATAAATTCTCTCAACACAAGCTCCACTTCTCCAACTACCCCAAGTTTCTTGAACCAACGAGCCAATATTTCGGAAGCTTCTCTACCAAGCACAACACCATCcctctccaaattcatcaaaacaTCAAGTGCCTTGCTCAGGTTGTTTTCGGTTTCATAAGCTGACAACAGCAGTGCGATACACTTGTCATTAGGTTCTATGCCAGctcttctcaaattttcaaacgcAATACAAGCCTCGCTCAGTTGACCAGCCACAACATAGGCATTCATAAGCAGCCCACAGACGGTCGCATCAGGGATTATTCCTGCTAACTGAAGAGTATCAAAGACCCTTTGAGCTCCTTTGCTATCACCAATCATCGAATAGGCTCTCAGAATTGCTTTATAAACTTCTCTTCCAGCATAGATCTCTTGTTCTTCCATTTCCCTCAGTAAAGCCTCTCCCTCGCCAAGCATTCCAGCTCTGACGTAGGCCATGATCATTGACCCATAGGATCTCTTATCTAATGCTACTCCAAGCAACCTCATCTCTTCAAAAGTATCTTCAGCCATCTTAAGGTTACCAGCCTTGCTATACATGTGAACTAAAGCCGTGAGAACCACCTGATCACATGTGAAGCCTCTAGTCTTCATGGCTAAGAGCATACTTTCAGCTTCTCTCAGCCGATTCTGCTTTGCATAGCCATGAATTAACTTGGTGTAATCACGAACATTGGCTTCAAATGATTCTTCTAAGAGGGACACTTCAGCTACCTGAGATACAGAAAGTGCACCGAAGGAACTAATAAGTTGACTGAATTACTCGTTCTTCATCACAAAAAAAGTCATAAGTTTGGCGAACAGATTAGTAAGCACATAGttcactaaaagaaaattcacaataACTGTGGCCCTGTTTCTGATTCCTATCTTTCTTTGCAACTGGGATCAAGAGAAGAATGTGTCTTCACTTGTTCTTAACCAAATTGTGATTCTATAACTGATCGATAGTGAGGCTCTATGGAAAATTCCAACAATTTTGGGGGCTAGAGTGGTCAGAAATTAACACACTTGAAAGGTTTGATGGATAACTCTTTATTgataaatgacacaatggaataGAAGAATCAAATGCTCTTTAGGAGAATACTAGAACTAGAAAACAATCCACAGATTAAATATTAGTCACCTTATGGATTTGGAAGATTGGAATTGCGACtctctgaaaaagaaaaagagaaaggctTGAGCTTTTCATACCCATGAATTTTTTAGGTATAAGAGCCCGTTCGAATTTTttgcttaaaagcactttttaagtGCTGCGACTAGTTTTAAAAATAAGCAATTACGCGTTTGGATAGAAGTGTTGAAACTGAAAACAAGTTGTTGATGTATTTGGAAAAGAAATGTTGACGCATGCTTTTTATTTGTTAGAATGACTTAAATATCCTTAAAGTTGTTAACATTGAAAAGAAGTTGCttatcacaaaatatttgattctaaatTAATACACAAACAAATGAAGTTATGTTTCAATTcactttaaattttaaattaattaaaaaattgtatttaataaatataaattaattacTGAAGTAACATATTTACTGATATGCTATTTTTCCTTCTTCATTGCTCGTAACTATTCATCTAATTAATTTGATTTTgttcttctctttcttcattgTTCCTAATTGTTCCTTTTTTTTCATGGTTTTCGTAGCGTATTTACAAAGAAATAACTTGGTTAAGtagttgaaagaaaaagaaaaaaaaaaaagatgaaaagaaaTGAAACTATTAAAACATCAAGAAATAAAACGGAAAAGCTCTCATTCAGGAGAAGCTTGATGAAAAAGTGGAGGAGAAGTAGGAGAAGAAAAGATATGTTGCAATGGAATGAGAGCATTTTGATGATTCTGAAAAAAGACAAGGGATAATAGGTAAAATTATTGGTCAAACGTAGATAGCTTAAAAGCCAAAAAGCCATAAGTTGGGTTGCCCAGCTTATGacttttggcttgttttaagcacattttaacttgttttaAGCACTTTTTGTTTTTGCACTAAAAAGAGCTTAAATTTtagtttgaccagcttaaaagccaatccaaacaccctctaaatCAAACATTGGCTTCAAATAACCCAACCGAATGGGAAGGCATACCATAAACTAGCAATCCCTTAGGCACATACCAGGGTATAGATTAATATATACTACCATTTAAGAAAAGTTATGTTAAAATAATTCTATATTCATGGACTATTAATGAATTAGAAGATCTCCATGGTATTCTAATGATTCTATAGTTTTCTGATTGAAAGGGATTCCAAATAATAACACGGCAAGTATCTGGCAAGATGCATTTACACATACTTCAAAGTGCAGTTTTCCTCCTTATAGCTTCTAAATAAGCTAAGGTCATAGATTGCTGGTCTGTGCCCTCGCCCTCACAATAAAACCTCCACCCTCTCCCCAGGTTTAAATTAAGGAAGTTGTTTGTGTATATGCTGTCATGGAGCTCTTAGGATTACTAACGAAGTCGGAATTCTGCACATCCAACTGTAAAAGAAACCAGCAACTTGCAGTAACAAATTGACACTACAACGAAAAGGAAACAAGGCAACTCAAATAACCAGTAACTGAGGCTTTCGACAGCAGTaataaattaatcatttaatCTAGTAAGACTTATATGCATGTACAGGGATAAATATGAAGTTTTTTAGTAATTTTTTGGATAGGTGGATAAGTATGAAATTTTAAGAACCCTAGTTTTAGATAATCTCTAATGTGCCTTGAAAGACAAATAATTTAGTATATGAATGATATAGACATGAATAGAGCGGAATGGATACAAATTATTCATGTAGCCAACCACAACAAATTTGAGATTGAGGCATAGTTGATTGAAATTGCCGGAGGGCTAGTTAGCTGTAACTAGGATCTTTGACATGTGCCAGTTGCCCTCATCTCCTAGGGAGAGGGGAGCAAGCTTTTACGAGAACAACTAAGTCACTGCATCAAGTGTTTTACCACAAACCGGTAAGGTTATGCCAGAGTAAAAAGTACTAGCACCGTAGCACATCCATATGACAGTTATAGAAAGATGCCCTGCCATCTCACAATAATGTTAATGGCAACTGGAGAAAGAAATAGGGTGGTGATGAAAGACAATTATTCTCCggcacaaaaaaaaaacatgaccTATCGCAGAGATTAAGAGTAAAAAAGATTTAATAGATTTTGTATACTGATTTAGACAAATTGTTTGAAAAATTAGcttgaatttgttaaaagtaaTTAGTTAGTTTGTAAAAAGCTGCATCAGCTCAAAATAATAGTACATATTAGCGTGAACTGTAAAGTAAGGAGTGGAAATCGTCAAGCGTTTCTGGTAGACAGGGAACAAAGTCAATTGAGTTTTGTGAGAACAGAGAAGAGCAGTTTTTGGTTTTAATTCTAAAAAGCAATGAGGCAACCTTCTACACAGAAAAAGACAGAAGTCGGACATACACCTCATAACTTCAGGGAAGATATCTAAGCCATTGCCTCTCTGTTTAAAGATCAATTGAAGAAAACAACCTCTCAACATAGCAACCATTATAGAAAAGACCACAGATGCCGTAGAAGACATATAGTTATTTAAGTCTTAGTAGGTAATTGTGCATCTCCTAATTTCAATTATCTAACGGATAGGTGAATAAAATCTCTAATCTACTATCCAGTGGATGATGATTGACAAAGATAACAAATTCATCCAATTTGGATCTAGCTTCCTGATTCCTGTTTAAATAACATTAAAACTAGTGCGAGGGTACCAGCTATTTCAAGGAGAATGTCTACAAATCAAAAGCTTATGAAGAGGAAACACACACTATTTGACAAGAAATGGAGTCAAATTCTTGTAGGACAAAAGTTTAGCCAATGCAAAGTGATCCCAATACTA
It encodes the following:
- the LOC107831330 gene encoding uncharacterized protein LOC107831330; this encodes MGFTAYGVFSCSIQTSPLSNTIRRIHHYPLNCVFPLQKVTIFGYGELGFKPLLAVSNVAAEKGSAENQANDKPRYKWVKIGSDITEVQKQAILKLPPKMANRCKALMQQIICYSAEKGSVSLLLEAWVKSMKPERADWLEVLKELDRLNHPLYFEVAEVSLLEESFEANVRDYTKLIHGYAKQNRLREAESMLLAMKTRGFTCDQVVLTALVHMYSKAGNLKMAEDTFEEMRLLGVALDKRSYGSMIMAYVRAGMLGEGEALLREMEEQEIYAGREVYKAILRAYSMIGDSKGAQRVFDTLQLAGIIPDATVCGLLMNAYVVAGQLSEACIAFENLRRAGIEPNDKCIALLLSAYETENNLSKALDVLMNLERDGVVLGREASEILARWFKKLGVVGEVELVLREFMHQT